ATGATCATAAAATACTGATATCTTCATTCTTTAATCTCCTCACATTCCGGATATTTCCGGTTCATCCGCTGCGGTGCACAAAAATGCACAGCATTCACAATAATCCGCTGAATCTCCGGGATATCATATATCGGATACTCTTCATGTCCCGGTTGAAAATAGAAAATTTTGCCCAGACCTCTGGTAAATGTACAGCCACTGCGAAAAACCTGTCCACCGGAAAACCAGCCTGCAAAAATAACCTCATCCGGTTTTGGAATATCAAAATACTCGCCGTACATTTCCTCCTGGGGGATTTCAATTTTTTCCGGAATACCCTCTGCAATCGGATGATTGGGAGAAATACACCAAAGCTTTTCCTGTTCGCCGTGTTTCCACTTCAACGTCATTGTAGTTCCCATCAGCCTTTTCATGATTTTGCTAAAATGCGCCGAATGCAATGCAATCAGCCCCATCCCGGACAATACGTGCCTCTGCACCCGCTCTGCCACCTCATCGGAGAACTTCTCCTGCAGAGCATGGCTCCATATTATAAGCACGTCCGTCTGCCTGAGCACTTCTTCCGTAAGTCCATGTTCCGGCATGTCAAAGGTTGCCGTCTGCACCGTGATATCTTCCTCTTTTCCCAGAAAATCTGCAATGCAGCCATGTATCCCTTTCGGATAAATTGCCCGAACCGATTCAAACTCCCTCTCATGTTTAAATTCATTCCAAACTGTTACTCTGATCAATTGTTTATACCTTCCGTGCTTTTGTATATTTATAACGATTTTATTTTCTTAAATTATATACCATTTAGTGATGTTTTGCATGCCTTATTTCTTTCTCTTTTTCAAAATATCAAACATAAATCCTATTCCCTGAGCAACCAGAGACCCACATCTCGGACAATACATCTTTCCCACATCCGGATTCCATGAATACATGCGTTTGCACTTTGGGCACATTTTATACATTGGTTTCATCGACATAAATTTCACCATACCTTTCCAGCAGTTATACTGCTTCAATATATGATAAATCTACCGCAACCTTATGACACGATTTGTCACTTGCAATAATCGCATATACTTTTATATCATGACATTCCGTGTCATTCCATAGAGATATGATGCATATAGAAAGTTGATAAACACATTTTATTTTTTACAATTGACGATTTCGAAACTCCAGAAAAGCAATTGTCTCCTCGACTTACAATATTCACCGAAGCACATCATATTTTGCTCAAGTCAAGAATCGAGATTGTACCATGAACGATTTCACGTAGATACTTATTATTTGTATCTTTTACGCTATTATCGTTGTTCAATGGAACCATGGTACTGTCGATTCTTGGACTTTCACAAAACACGATGCACTCCTGCGAATCATCCAAATAACATAAAACAATTGTTTTTCTGGAGTTTCGAAATCATCTAATTTTTTTACAAAATCGAAAGGAGATTATACCTATGAAACAGAAACCAATTACATTTCATGTTCCCGATTCCCAACAGGAAACAACATCACAACCCAAAGTGGAATTGGTGCTAAACGACACCACCATTCATTCCCTGGCCGAACTCCGTCAATATTTCGACCCGGAAGAAATCATGACCTATTTTATGAAAGGGCAATTACTGGACTGGCTCAGGCAACACTATTATGAAAAGGAAGCAGATGCCATTGCCAAAATTGATTGCACGCAGGCGGACTGTCTCCAGAAAATTTGTCTTGCCCTGGACGTAGAATATCTTCTTTATCAAAAGATGACCGCTGAAGAACGAAATAAATGGAATGAGAAACGGCGTATTGTCTGCGAATGTGCCAAAGATCCGGACCATTTGCCGAGTATGCAGCTGATTGCCCTGAACCAGGAAGATCTGGCAAAGCTGTTAGACAAACAGGAAAAGAAAATCTATCTGTGTAACAACAGTTTCTCCATCCCGCTGCGGGTATCCGGGGTAGAATATACCAATCTGGGAAATGCAACCATTGAAAATCCCTATACCAAAGCGCAGTACGAAAAGGCAGGCATCAAAATGTCCGATTTTGTCCTTCCGGCTGAGGAGGATCCGACCACCGCAGAATTTGCCAAAGCTGCAGCCATTTCCAATGGATATGATGATTTTCAGGAGACTCACACACCACTTGCCACAGCATTCCATAAACGGCTGAAATCCAGAAAGCTGATTACCCCACATCATCTTTCCTATAATTCTTCTGCTTCGGGGAAATTTTATACTTCCAAGTCCGAATGTAAAAAGGCAAGAGAGCAGATCATCCGGAAAGCTTATGACGAAGCCGAGAAGTACATTACCACCGGGAATTCCAAATCTCTGGTAAAAGAGGCTGCCGAATTTTACAGTAATGAAATCAGCTCAGTATTTGAAGACACCAGAAACCCCCTGGAAACCTTATGCTCTATGACGGGTACCAAGGACTTGTATGATAAGTTAATTGGAAAAGTGGATACCAGCTACAAATCGCTCCTTAGGGAATTCGAAAGTGAGTTGGACGACAACCGGGACTACTACAACATGTATGAT
This genomic window from Roseburia sp. 831b contains:
- a CDS encoding ThuA domain-containing protein — its product is MIRVTVWNEFKHEREFESVRAIYPKGIHGCIADFLGKEEDITVQTATFDMPEHGLTEEVLRQTDVLIIWSHALQEKFSDEVAERVQRHVLSGMGLIALHSAHFSKIMKRLMGTTMTLKWKHGEQEKLWCISPNHPIAEGIPEKIEIPQEEMYGEYFDIPKPDEVIFAGWFSGGQVFRSGCTFTRGLGKIFYFQPGHEEYPIYDIPEIQRIIVNAVHFCAPQRMNRKYPECEEIKE